One Rhodoferax ferrireducens T118 DNA segment encodes these proteins:
- a CDS encoding NAD(P)/FAD-dependent oxidoreductase, translating into MLLASDTQLNQKSYYEASVQRAPVGPPLRGELNADVLVVGAGFAGLSAAIELAQRGYQVVVLEADRVCSGASGRNGGQAIVGFSGGQAPFDQQLGQAHARLAWDMTVEGLAMIDERVKAFQIDCDHVKGYLYLADSRRKARALEAELTTLERDYGFVTELVKGADVQRHIQSPRYCAAAFERQSGHLHPLKYGLGLARAAKALGVQIFEHSAVLAIKRGSRLMARTGAGVVTAKFGVLAGNCTLAEYGPAVAPDITPRIMPVGTYIIGTAPLAPGLCRRLIPSNASACDNNFILDYFRFSADHRMLFGGRVSYTTRTPAHLQDTLARRMGEVFPALRQVPIDFVWGGFVDISMNRAPDFGRLGDNLYYLQGFSGHGVALTGLAGRVVAQAVAGQAERFDVFAKLQHRKFPGGPLLRRPSLVLGMLYHRLRDAL; encoded by the coding sequence ATGTTGCTTGCGTCAGATACCCAACTGAACCAGAAAAGTTATTACGAAGCCAGCGTACAGCGCGCGCCGGTCGGCCCGCCTTTGCGTGGGGAGCTGAACGCCGACGTGTTGGTGGTAGGTGCCGGGTTTGCCGGACTGTCGGCGGCCATTGAACTGGCGCAACGCGGCTACCAGGTGGTGGTGCTGGAGGCCGACCGGGTTTGCAGCGGTGCATCCGGGCGCAACGGCGGCCAGGCGATTGTGGGGTTTTCCGGTGGACAAGCGCCATTTGACCAACAACTCGGCCAAGCCCATGCGCGACTGGCGTGGGATATGACGGTGGAAGGCCTGGCCATGATTGATGAGCGCGTCAAAGCGTTCCAGATTGATTGCGATCACGTCAAGGGTTATCTGTACCTGGCCGACTCCCGGCGCAAAGCGCGCGCGCTGGAAGCCGAATTGACGACCCTGGAGCGTGACTATGGTTTTGTGACGGAGTTGGTGAAAGGTGCCGATGTGCAGCGCCACATTCAGAGCCCACGCTACTGTGCGGCGGCGTTTGAGCGGCAGTCCGGCCACCTGCATCCGCTGAAGTACGGGCTCGGGCTGGCGCGTGCCGCCAAGGCGCTGGGGGTGCAGATCTTTGAACACTCGGCGGTGCTGGCCATCAAGCGCGGCAGCCGTTTGATGGCACGCACGGGCGCGGGGGTCGTGACTGCCAAGTTCGGCGTGCTGGCCGGCAACTGCACGCTGGCTGAATACGGTCCAGCGGTGGCGCCCGATATCACCCCGCGCATCATGCCGGTGGGCACCTACATCATCGGCACCGCGCCGCTGGCTCCCGGTTTGTGCCGGCGCCTGATCCCGAGCAACGCCAGCGCCTGCGACAACAATTTCATCCTCGATTACTTTCGCTTCAGCGCCGACCACCGCATGCTGTTTGGTGGCCGGGTCAGCTATACCACCCGAACACCGGCCCACCTGCAAGACACCTTGGCGCGGCGCATGGGCGAGGTGTTCCCGGCGCTGCGGCAGGTGCCGATTGACTTCGTCTGGGGCGGTTTTGTCGATATCAGCATGAACCGCGCACCCGACTTTGGCCGTTTGGGCGACAACCTGTATTACCTGCAGGGTTTTAGCGGCCACGGCGTGGCGTTGACCGGACTGGCCGGGCGCGTGGTGGCGCAAGCGGTGGCCGGGCAAGCCGAGCGCTTTGACGTGTTTGCGAAGCTGCAGCACCGCAAGTTTCCCGGTGGGCCACTGTTGCGCAGGCCCAGTCTGGTACTTGGCATGCTGTATCACCGGCTGCGCGACGCCCTATAG
- a CDS encoding PLP-dependent aminotransferase family protein: MLSEYLLTEIARLGLQTKLPLHRQLYEALRRAMLDGKLCAGQRLPSSRELTQDLGLSRNTVVAALNQLAVEGYLVSHIGSGTFVNDSVPKVAPRHRTAHEKQGATLSRRGRALATTFCATQLEIQPFTPGIADFSAFPVALWQRLQNKHWRMTYPDMLDYNFSGGYWPLRRAVADYLRVFRSVPLDVDQVIITSGTQQSMELCAQLLADHSDTVWLEDPAYWGAIKAFMATGLNLHSVPVDQEGIAPQAEDEAVPPRLIYVTPSHQYPTGAVMSLARRHQILSIARRHKAWVLEDDYDSEFRFSGPPISSLAGLDTDQRVLYLGSFSKVLYPGLKLGYLVVPKTLVPPFKQAHYDLNRPGQMPLQAALAEFIEMGYFASALRRARQGYAERRQCLLAALQPCLGPYAHISGAEQGLHLCVRLPPTLDDKALAQRLGELGLTVRALSAYCLRRTDAKGLVIGYGYATLTDIAHYGPLVAKAIAGALACLTPKLESL; encoded by the coding sequence ATGCTCTCCGAATATTTATTGACAGAAATTGCACGCCTGGGCTTGCAGACCAAGCTGCCGCTGCACCGACAGTTATATGAAGCGCTGCGCCGCGCCATGCTGGATGGCAAATTGTGCGCAGGTCAGCGCCTGCCGTCCAGTCGCGAATTGACGCAGGATTTGGGCCTGTCGCGCAATACCGTGGTGGCGGCACTCAACCAGTTGGCCGTCGAGGGCTATCTGGTCAGCCATATCGGCAGCGGCACTTTTGTCAATGACAGCGTCCCCAAGGTTGCGCCCCGCCACCGGACAGCCCACGAGAAGCAGGGTGCAACATTGTCCCGACGTGGACGGGCGCTGGCGACGACGTTTTGTGCCACGCAACTTGAGATTCAGCCGTTTACCCCCGGTATCGCCGACTTCAGCGCTTTTCCCGTGGCTTTATGGCAGCGCCTGCAAAACAAGCACTGGCGCATGACCTATCCCGACATGCTGGACTACAACTTTTCCGGCGGCTACTGGCCGCTGCGCCGGGCCGTTGCCGACTATCTGCGCGTCTTTCGCAGCGTGCCGCTTGATGTCGATCAAGTCATCATTACCAGCGGCACCCAACAGTCGATGGAACTGTGCGCACAGCTACTCGCCGACCACTCTGATACCGTCTGGCTGGAGGACCCGGCCTATTGGGGTGCCATCAAAGCCTTTATGGCGACCGGTTTGAACCTGCATTCAGTGCCGGTCGATCAGGAAGGTATTGCACCCCAAGCCGAGGACGAAGCCGTGCCGCCACGCCTGATCTATGTGACGCCATCCCACCAGTACCCGACCGGTGCCGTGATGTCGCTGGCGCGGCGGCACCAGATTTTGTCGATTGCCCGCCGCCACAAAGCCTGGGTTCTGGAAGACGACTATGACAGTGAATTCCGTTTTAGCGGACCACCGATTTCGTCACTGGCCGGCCTCGACACTGACCAGCGCGTGCTTTACCTGGGTTCATTCTCGAAAGTGCTTTATCCTGGCCTCAAACTGGGCTACCTGGTCGTACCCAAGACGCTCGTGCCGCCTTTCAAGCAGGCGCACTACGACCTGAACCGGCCGGGCCAGATGCCGCTGCAAGCGGCACTGGCCGAATTCATTGAAATGGGGTACTTCGCCAGCGCGCTGCGCCGTGCCCGCCAGGGCTACGCCGAACGCAGGCAGTGCCTGCTCGCCGCGCTGCAGCCCTGCCTTGGGCCATACGCTCACATCTCCGGCGCTGAGCAGGGCCTGCACCTGTGTGTGCGGCTGCCCCCTACACTCGACGACAAGGCCCTGGCGCAGCGCCTTGGGGAACTTGGTTTGACCGTGCGCGCCTTGTCTGCGTATTGTCTGCGACGTACCGACGCCAAAGGTCTGGTCATTGGTTACGGCTATGCGACCTTGACTGACATTGCGCATTACGGCCCCCTGGTCGCCAAGGCGATTGCTGGCGCACTGGCATGTTTGACACCCAAGCTTGAGTCTCTATAG
- a CDS encoding gamma-glutamyl-gamma-aminobutyrate hydrolase family protein — MTKPPSGVRRPTTQSAKRKPVVLMSMGAQERHGHPYQVMTVKYIRPLIEHAGCVPVLAPTCFGTQDIEQYLSMVDGVYLTGAGTNIDPALYGQPNLTPEKAQDKDRDLFDLPTIRMALAMGLPLLGVCRGMQEMNVAFGGDIHQQLYTIPKLKDHREDPAAPVSEQYAASHKVRLVPGTWFAGLMQQDEIAVNSLHGQCIKTLGHGLQALAHAEDGVIEAIHLPEFAQFTLGVQWHPEWMAAQNPHSIRLFEAFGAACRARQCARWSGSEHVL; from the coding sequence ATGACAAAACCGCCTTCCGGGGTCCGGCGACCGACAACCCAGAGCGCCAAACGCAAACCCGTGGTGCTGATGTCCATGGGCGCACAGGAACGCCACGGCCATCCGTATCAAGTGATGACCGTCAAGTACATTCGGCCACTGATTGAGCACGCAGGCTGTGTGCCGGTGCTGGCGCCGACCTGTTTTGGCACCCAAGACATCGAACAATACCTGTCCATGGTCGATGGGGTTTACCTGACCGGCGCCGGTACAAATATTGATCCGGCACTGTACGGCCAGCCCAATCTGACGCCCGAAAAAGCGCAGGACAAAGATCGCGACCTGTTTGATTTGCCGACCATTCGCATGGCGCTGGCGATGGGCCTGCCGCTACTTGGTGTTTGCCGCGGGATGCAGGAAATGAACGTCGCGTTTGGTGGCGACATCCATCAGCAGCTTTACACGATTCCCAAGCTGAAGGATCACCGCGAGGACCCCGCCGCGCCGGTTTCTGAACAGTACGCTGCGAGCCACAAGGTGCGCCTGGTTCCTGGCACCTGGTTCGCCGGTTTGATGCAGCAGGATGAAATTGCGGTCAACTCCTTGCATGGTCAGTGCATCAAGACGCTGGGTCATGGCCTGCAAGCCCTGGCGCATGCGGAGGATGGCGTCATAGAAGCCATCCACCTTCCGGAGTTCGCGCAATTTACCCTGGGTGTGCAATGGCACCCGGAGTGGATGGCGGCGCAGAACCCGCACTCGATCCGCTTGTTCGAAGCCTTCGGTGCAGCCTGTCGCGCACGACAATGTGCACGATGGTCTGGTTCCGAGCATGTGCTGTAG
- a CDS encoding glutamine synthetase family protein, whose protein sequence is MNDKKTMNFNDLEQWLNERRVTEVECLVPDLTGVARGKILPRAKFTEDRGMRLPQAIVAMGVTGEFPESGPYYDVIDPTDKDMQLRPDPTTVRIVPWATDPTAQVIHDCFDHQGNLVPYAPRTVLRRVCDLFAAQGLQPIVAPELEFYLTARNTDPNTLLRAPVGRSGRSETSRQAYSIDAVNEFDPLFEEIYDFCDKMELNVDTLIHEVGAGQMEINFFHAEPLGLADEVFFFKRTVRESALRHDMYATFMAKPIAGEPGSAMHVHQSLLDVATGKNVFSNEDGTPSETFMHYIGGLQRYIPAAMVLVAPYVNSYRRLSRNSAAPINIEWGYDNRTVGIRSPISSPQARRVENRVIGADANPYVAMAMTLACGYLGIKNKIKPKPEMKGDAYLAPYSLPRSLGEALDWLRRESDLHEVLGKEFITVYSEIKELEFDEFMKVISPWEREHLLLHV, encoded by the coding sequence ATGAACGACAAGAAAACCATGAACTTCAATGATTTGGAGCAATGGCTCAATGAGCGCCGCGTGACCGAGGTGGAGTGTCTGGTGCCCGACTTGACCGGTGTCGCGCGCGGAAAAATTCTTCCACGCGCCAAGTTCACTGAAGACCGGGGTATGCGCTTGCCGCAGGCGATCGTGGCGATGGGTGTGACGGGAGAGTTTCCTGAAAGTGGGCCGTACTACGACGTGATTGACCCCACCGACAAGGATATGCAGTTGCGCCCAGACCCCACGACGGTGCGCATCGTCCCGTGGGCCACCGACCCCACGGCCCAGGTGATTCACGACTGCTTCGACCACCAGGGCAACTTGGTGCCTTATGCGCCGCGCACTGTCTTGCGTCGGGTCTGCGATTTGTTCGCCGCGCAAGGCCTGCAACCCATTGTGGCACCCGAACTTGAGTTCTATCTCACGGCTCGCAACACCGACCCCAACACCTTGCTGCGGGCACCGGTTGGTCGAAGCGGACGCTCCGAAACCTCGCGCCAAGCCTACAGTATTGATGCGGTCAACGAGTTTGACCCCTTGTTTGAAGAAATTTACGATTTCTGCGACAAGATGGAACTCAATGTCGACACCTTGATCCATGAAGTCGGTGCCGGCCAGATGGAAATCAATTTTTTCCATGCCGAGCCTCTGGGGCTGGCGGACGAAGTGTTCTTTTTCAAGCGCACGGTTCGTGAGTCGGCGCTGCGCCATGACATGTATGCCACTTTCATGGCCAAACCGATTGCCGGCGAGCCGGGCAGTGCCATGCATGTGCACCAAAGTCTGCTGGATGTGGCGACCGGCAAAAATGTATTCAGCAACGAGGACGGCACGCCATCCGAGACTTTTATGCACTACATCGGCGGCTTGCAGCGCTACATTCCGGCGGCCATGGTGCTGGTGGCGCCTTACGTCAACAGCTACCGCCGGCTGTCGCGCAATTCGGCGGCACCGATCAACATTGAATGGGGCTATGACAACCGGACCGTGGGCATCCGCTCGCCGATATCGTCGCCGCAAGCGCGTCGGGTTGAAAACCGTGTGATCGGTGCCGATGCCAATCCCTATGTGGCCATGGCCATGACCCTGGCCTGTGGCTACCTGGGAATAAAAAACAAGATCAAGCCCAAGCCGGAGATGAAGGGCGACGCCTACCTGGCGCCCTATTCCCTGCCCCGCAGTCTGGGCGAGGCGCTGGACTGGTTGCGCCGCGAATCGGACCTGCATGAGGTGCTTGGCAAGGAATTCATCACGGTGTACTCCGAAATCAAGGAGCTTGAGTTTGATGAATTCATGAAGGTGATTTCGCCCTGGGAGCGCGAGCATCTGCTGTTGCATGTTTAA
- a CDS encoding aspartate aminotransferase family protein: MNPSTLIPPPAWVRRTEQYDTQALQALDSAHFIHPFTDHGDLATRGARVITRAEGVYIWDSEGEKLLDAMSGLWCVNVGYGRKELADAAYQQMMTLPFYNSFFQTTNVPAVKLAARLASLAPEVDGRSFQHVFYSSSGSESNDSNVRMVRRYWDLLGQPQRKVIISRLNAYHGSTMAGASLGGMSGMHAQGDLPIPKITHIGQPYFFENGLPGESEAEFGLRAAGWLEAKIVEVGADKVAAFIAEPIQGAGGVIIPPATYWPEIQRIVDKYNILLVSDEVICAFGRLGHWFAYEKFGYKPDLVTFAKAVTSGYIPLGGVMVGDRVAKVLIEKGGEFNHGYTYSGHPVACAVGLANLAIMEREQLPQRVRDDIGPYLARGFEKIAEHALVGVAETCGFTAGLVLVKNKKRRERFAEALGVGMMCRGHCFQNGLIMRAVGDRMIIAPPLTMTHDDIDEMLRLIRQALDLTQQELHQKGLI; this comes from the coding sequence ATGAACCCGTCGACCCTGATTCCACCGCCCGCATGGGTACGCCGCACCGAGCAATACGACACCCAGGCGTTGCAGGCGCTCGACAGTGCGCACTTCATTCATCCCTTCACCGATCACGGCGACCTGGCGACACGCGGTGCGCGCGTGATCACCCGGGCCGAGGGTGTTTACATCTGGGACTCGGAAGGCGAGAAACTGCTCGACGCCATGAGTGGTTTGTGGTGTGTCAACGTCGGATATGGACGCAAGGAGTTGGCCGATGCCGCCTACCAGCAAATGATGACGCTGCCGTTCTACAACAGTTTTTTCCAGACCACCAATGTGCCTGCCGTCAAACTGGCGGCGCGTCTGGCCTCCCTGGCACCCGAAGTGGACGGCCGCAGCTTTCAACATGTCTTTTATTCATCCAGTGGCAGTGAAAGCAATGACTCCAACGTGCGCATGGTGCGTCGTTATTGGGACCTGCTGGGCCAGCCGCAGCGCAAGGTCATCATCAGTCGGCTTAACGCCTACCATGGCAGCACCATGGCGGGCGCCTCGCTGGGCGGCATGAGTGGCATGCACGCACAAGGGGATTTGCCCATTCCCAAGATCACCCACATTGGCCAGCCTTATTTTTTTGAAAACGGCCTGCCCGGTGAAAGTGAGGCTGAGTTTGGACTGCGTGCGGCTGGCTGGCTGGAGGCGAAAATTGTCGAAGTCGGTGCCGATAAGGTGGCCGCGTTCATTGCCGAGCCCATTCAGGGCGCCGGTGGCGTCATCATTCCGCCTGCGACCTACTGGCCCGAGATCCAGCGCATCGTCGACAAGTACAACATCCTGCTCGTCAGTGATGAAGTGATCTGTGCGTTTGGACGTCTCGGACATTGGTTCGCCTATGAAAAATTTGGCTACAAACCCGATCTGGTGACCTTCGCCAAGGCCGTCACCAGTGGCTACATCCCGCTGGGCGGGGTCATGGTGGGAGACCGCGTTGCCAAGGTGCTGATTGAAAAAGGTGGCGAGTTCAACCACGGTTATACGTACAGTGGGCACCCAGTTGCATGCGCGGTAGGCTTGGCCAATCTGGCCATCATGGAGCGCGAGCAACTGCCGCAACGTGTGCGCGACGACATTGGTCCTTATCTGGCGCGTGGCTTTGAGAAAATCGCTGAACACGCGCTGGTCGGCGTGGCTGAAACCTGCGGTTTTACGGCAGGTCTGGTTCTGGTCAAGAACAAAAAACGGCGCGAGCGTTTTGCCGAGGCGCTGGGGGTCGGCATGATGTGCCGCGGACACTGCTTTCAAAACGGGCTGATCATGCGCGCCGTGGGTGACCGCATGATCATCGCGCCGCCATTGACCATGACGCACGACGATATTGACGAGATGCTGCGCCTGATTCGACAGGCGCTCGATTTAACGCAACAGGAATTGCACCAAAAAGGGCTGATCTGA
- a CDS encoding extracellular solute-binding protein: MMKKYLWSFALSALVLAACGKKEEPPAPVAVPATVVSAPAPVAQNSEEKVLNIYNWPDYIPEGMMAAFEKESGIKVNYDTFETNEALHAKLVAGNTGYDIVVPGSVFAKPQIEGGMFQPLDKAKIKNLGNLDSNIMATLAKNTDPGNKYLVPWAWGFTTVGINKTKVAKALGKTPMPENAWDLVFKPEYTSKLKSCGIAYLDSPTEIIPAALHYIGKDAYSNDPADYKLANEMLAKVRKDVRIFSSTMIDDIAGGKACVAIGWSGDINIAANRAKENKSKDVIESLLPSTGALIFFDTMAITKDAKHPNNALAFIDFYLRPENAARMANEMNYPTANKAAMDKIKPEIAGNKTIFVESDYFAKMIAPSSFTNEAREAMATVYNSFKKGK; this comes from the coding sequence ATGATGAAAAAGTATCTATGGTCATTTGCGCTGTCTGCGCTGGTGTTGGCTGCTTGCGGAAAGAAAGAGGAGCCACCTGCGCCCGTGGCGGTACCCGCTACGGTGGTGAGCGCGCCCGCACCGGTGGCGCAGAACAGCGAAGAAAAAGTCCTCAACATCTACAACTGGCCTGACTACATCCCTGAGGGCATGATGGCTGCTTTCGAGAAAGAGAGCGGAATCAAGGTCAATTACGACACCTTCGAGACCAACGAAGCGCTGCATGCCAAGCTGGTGGCGGGCAACACCGGTTATGACATCGTGGTGCCCGGCTCGGTGTTTGCCAAACCACAGATCGAAGGCGGCATGTTCCAGCCCCTGGACAAGGCCAAGATCAAGAACCTGGGCAACCTGGACTCAAACATCATGGCCACGCTGGCTAAAAACACCGACCCCGGCAACAAGTACCTGGTCCCCTGGGCCTGGGGCTTTACCACCGTGGGCATCAACAAGACCAAGGTCGCCAAGGCGCTGGGCAAAACACCCATGCCTGAAAACGCCTGGGACCTGGTGTTCAAGCCCGAATACACCAGCAAGTTGAAATCCTGCGGTATTGCCTACCTGGATTCGCCTACCGAAATCATCCCGGCGGCGTTGCACTACATCGGCAAGGATGCGTATTCGAACGATCCGGCCGATTACAAGCTCGCGAATGAGATGTTGGCCAAGGTGCGCAAAGATGTGCGCATTTTCAGCTCGACCATGATCGACGACATTGCTGGCGGCAAAGCCTGCGTGGCCATTGGGTGGTCGGGCGACATCAACATCGCGGCAAATCGCGCCAAAGAAAACAAGTCCAAAGACGTCATCGAGTCGCTGTTGCCCAGCACCGGTGCACTGATTTTCTTTGACACCATGGCCATCACCAAAGATGCCAAGCACCCCAACAACGCGCTGGCCTTCATCGACTTCTATCTGCGTCCTGAAAACGCCGCTCGCATGGCCAACGAAATGAACTACCCGACGGCGAACAAGGCAGCGATGGACAAAATCAAGCCTGAAATTGCTGGCAACAAGACCATTTTTGTTGAGTCAGACTACTTTGCCAAGATGATTGCCCCGAGCAGCTTCACCAATGAAGCACGCGAGGCCATGGCCACGGTCTACAACAGCTTCAAAAAGGGCAAGTAA
- a CDS encoding ABC transporter ATP-binding protein, giving the protein MADAGSRDNYLVTEKLVKRFDEAVAVDEVDLSIKQGEIFALLGSSGCGKSTLLRMLAGFETPTSGRILLSGQDVARLAPYERPFNMMFQSYALFPHLDIWENIAFGLKREGLPKSDIQQRVGEMLDLVQLTPYAKRKPHQLSGGQQQRVALARSLAKKPKVLLLDEPLGALDKKLREQTQFELVNIIEKVGVTCVMVTHDQEEAMTMAGRIAVMSKGRVLQVGSPEEVYEHPSSRFVADFIGNVNLFDGRLSIDQPDHCAVATSMGEIHVSHGVSGALNMPSAIAVRPEKIEINRERPAADHNVFAGKVKEIAYFGSYNTFIVQTEDGKRVKITEANTSRHELSHITWEDDVFFWWSDGAGVVLRD; this is encoded by the coding sequence ATGGCTGACGCTGGCTCCAGAGACAATTACCTGGTGACCGAAAAACTGGTCAAACGCTTTGACGAGGCGGTGGCGGTTGATGAGGTGGATTTGTCGATCAAACAGGGCGAGATTTTTGCTCTGTTGGGCAGCTCAGGCTGTGGCAAGTCCACCCTGCTGCGGATGCTGGCCGGGTTTGAGACACCCACCTCCGGGCGGATTTTGCTCAGCGGGCAGGATGTGGCCAGGCTGGCGCCCTATGAGCGGCCCTTCAACATGATGTTTCAGTCGTATGCCTTGTTTCCGCATCTTGATATTTGGGAAAACATCGCCTTTGGCCTCAAGCGCGAGGGGCTACCCAAAAGCGACATTCAGCAGCGTGTCGGCGAAATGCTCGACCTGGTGCAGCTCACCCCGTATGCCAAACGCAAGCCGCACCAGCTGTCGGGTGGCCAGCAGCAACGCGTGGCGCTGGCGCGCAGTCTGGCGAAAAAGCCCAAGGTGCTGCTGCTGGACGAGCCGCTTGGGGCGCTGGACAAGAAGTTGCGCGAGCAGACCCAGTTTGAGCTGGTCAATATCATCGAAAAAGTCGGCGTGACTTGCGTCATGGTGACGCATGATCAGGAAGAAGCCATGACCATGGCCGGGCGTATTGCCGTCATGAGCAAGGGACGGGTGCTGCAGGTGGGTTCACCTGAAGAGGTTTATGAACATCCCTCCAGTCGTTTCGTGGCGGATTTCATTGGCAACGTGAATTTGTTTGACGGCAGGTTGAGCATTGATCAGCCAGACCATTGTGCGGTGGCCACCAGCATGGGTGAAATCCATGTCAGTCACGGTGTGAGTGGGGCGCTGAACATGCCGTCTGCGATTGCGGTGCGGCCAGAAAAAATTGAAATCAACAGAGAACGTCCGGCCGCAGATCACAACGTATTTGCCGGCAAAGTCAAAGAAATCGCTTACTTCGGCTCGTACAACACCTTTATCGTTCAGACGGAAGACGGCAAGCGGGTCAAGATAACCGAGGCCAATACCTCGCGCCACGAGCTGAGCCACATCACCTGGGAAGACGATGTGTTCTTTTGGTGGAGCGACGGCGCGGGCGTCGTGTTGCGCGACTAA
- a CDS encoding ABC transporter permease, whose protein sequence is MAKLNLTLPGRRFVIGVPAVWLVLFFMLPFLILLYISFVDMGNDISPFKPIWDSETGLLKLKYENYYSIFQSSDGSGLFQTIYIEAYVRSIWYALCTAVLCLVIGYPFSYFIARSAPNLRPALLMMVMLPFWTSFLLRVYAWKGILADQGVLNQMLLALGLITEPMQMLYTDVSMLVGMTYVYLPFMVLPLYANLVKMDIRLLEAAYDLGASPFKAFWLVTVPLSKAGIIAGFMLVFIPCVGEFVIPSLLGGPENIMIGRVVWDEMFTSNNWPRASALAVVMIGLIVVPLAVYYHFTGDAAEVRR, encoded by the coding sequence ATGGCCAAGTTGAACCTCACCCTACCCGGCAGGCGCTTTGTGATTGGTGTGCCCGCCGTCTGGCTCGTTCTGTTTTTCATGCTGCCGTTTTTGATTCTGCTCTACATCAGCTTTGTCGACATGGGCAACGACATCTCGCCCTTCAAGCCGATCTGGGACTCTGAAACCGGCCTGCTCAAGCTCAAGTACGAAAACTACTATTCCATTTTTCAGTCGAGTGACGGTAGCGGGCTGTTTCAGACCATTTACATCGAGGCCTACGTGCGCTCGATCTGGTACGCGCTCTGCACTGCGGTGCTGTGCCTGGTGATAGGCTACCCTTTTTCATACTTCATCGCTCGCTCGGCCCCCAATTTGCGGCCGGCCTTGCTGATGATGGTGATGCTGCCATTTTGGACCTCGTTTTTGCTACGGGTCTATGCTTGGAAGGGCATATTGGCGGATCAGGGCGTGTTGAATCAGATGCTCCTGGCTCTGGGGCTCATCACCGAACCGATGCAAATGCTCTACACCGATGTGTCGATGCTGGTGGGCATGACCTATGTCTATCTGCCGTTTATGGTGCTGCCGCTGTACGCCAATCTGGTCAAGATGGATATTCGCTTGTTGGAGGCCGCTTACGATCTGGGGGCCTCGCCCTTCAAGGCGTTTTGGCTTGTCACCGTGCCGCTGTCCAAGGCCGGCATCATTGCTGGCTTCATGCTGGTGTTTATTCCCTGTGTCGGCGAGTTCGTGATTCCGTCGCTGCTGGGCGGGCCGGAAAACATCATGATTGGCCGCGTGGTGTGGGACGAAATGTTCACCAGCAACAACTGGCCGCGCGCCTCTGCACTGGCGGTGGTGATGATTGGCTTGATTGTGGTGCCACTGGCTGTTTACTACCACTTCACCGGCGATGCGGCCGAAGTGCGTCGTTGA
- a CDS encoding ABC transporter permease — MKKLLNRYFGKAWLAVTFLFLYLPLFFMLVFSFNNTRQDAVFTGFSLRWYEALTRDTKIVDGFWLSVQVATAAGVASAVLATFAAFVLVRYRRFAGRTLFSGMVNAPLVMPEVVIGLSLLLLMVGVQNALGWPQRGMLTIVLGHMLLGMAYGTVVVQSRLLEMDRAIEEAAMDLGAKPFQVFFLVTLPNILQAVLAAYLLAFTLSFDDVVIAEFLSGPGVNTLPQVIFGYARRGINPTIYAAATLLIASVTLVVITYSVWVARQTRKREREIAAATRAELLALQAQ; from the coding sequence ATGAAAAAACTGTTGAATCGTTACTTTGGCAAAGCCTGGCTGGCGGTCACCTTCTTGTTTTTGTATTTGCCGCTGTTTTTCATGCTGGTGTTCTCGTTCAACAATACCCGCCAGGACGCGGTGTTCACCGGCTTCTCACTGCGCTGGTACGAGGCTTTGACGCGTGACACCAAGATTGTCGATGGCTTTTGGTTGTCCGTGCAGGTTGCCACGGCGGCTGGTGTGGCCTCGGCGGTGCTCGCCACTTTTGCGGCTTTTGTATTGGTGCGTTACCGCCGCTTTGCCGGGCGCACACTTTTTTCTGGCATGGTGAATGCGCCGCTGGTCATGCCCGAGGTGGTCATTGGCTTGTCGCTGCTGCTGTTGATGGTGGGCGTGCAAAACGCCCTGGGCTGGCCGCAACGCGGCATGCTGACCATTGTGCTGGGGCATATGTTGCTGGGCATGGCGTATGGCACGGTGGTGGTGCAGTCGCGCTTGCTGGAGATGGATCGCGCCATTGAAGAAGCCGCCATGGACTTGGGTGCGAAACCGTTTCAGGTGTTCTTTTTGGTCACCCTGCCAAATATTTTGCAGGCTGTCTTGGCTGCGTATTTGCTGGCGTTTACCTTGTCGTTTGACGATGTGGTGATCGCCGAGTTCTTGTCCGGCCCGGGGGTCAACACCTTGCCGCAGGTGATTTTTGGCTATGCCAGGCGCGGTATCAATCCGACCATTTACGCGGCTGCCACGCTGCTGATTGCGTCGGTGACGCTGGTGGTCATCACCTACAGTGTGTGGGTGGCGCGCCAGACACGCAAACGTGAGCGTGAAATTGCGGCCGCTACACGCGCTGAACTGCTTGCTTTGCAGGCGCAGTAG